The Musa acuminata AAA Group cultivar baxijiao chromosome BXJ3-6, Cavendish_Baxijiao_AAA, whole genome shotgun sequence region ctcttgtacgatcaagatagatcttttaacgtgcatatgtcatacgtatgttgatagtttgtttggtatcccttttaagatcatgacatatttagtttcttcatgatacaagaattaattcgtagatgatagtgttaacgggttcgaagatcaaggggatatgtgaatttggatatcatatgtttctaataaggttgtatccaaatcgtatttgtgatttcataatttccacttgttacttaagcgttgcgagttcctttttgactcttggcttatgactatcgagagtcaaggagcagaatattatttcttgctccggcctaaaattttttaatgtttttataggaagggatgatttttaggaacccatttgcttttgggtgcctcataaatagatctacattttctatcatgttgcatagagtttatcatggttcctttaggaacccaaataaatttgtttggacttattttcttgaatgggcaacaatgtgtcttgtgtccagatttgcaacaaaagttgcacttggtttggtgttgaacatgtaagatggagccttttatgaaggtggttggattttggtgaggacttctcacgaatccaattccacttcttttaggaacgtgacccttgtttgcaaggatcatgttcaatgacttgctaccaacctcgaatttcttcaaggtgtccttgagtagcaggttttctttttggaaagtttctaaatcatgacatttgatacatgaatgtaaactatcatgatgttcaacttttaacttgtcaaactcacaagtaagactatcatgcacctttttcagcaatttgtattttctactgatatttttgcattcatcaaacaattcatggaaagcatttaataattcatcgaatgataaatctgcatctattgaatttgttacctcatcttcgatggccattaaggcgtaatgagcaacttgctcggtgttggactcctcttcttcggatgcgcttgagtcatcccatgttgcttgaagcgcctttttctttgatgttctcttcttgacttagggacaatcactcttgtagtgtcccggctttttgcattcatagcagattacttggtccttcttgggttcaagtttattttttgcatcattcttaaacttgtttcttttaaagaactttttaaactttcttgttagaagtgccaagtcatcatcacagtcctcatcacttgagttttctcctaagtggcattcagaagttttgagtgccatatccttcctgttctttggaaggatgtcttcttgctcttcatgagctttacaagtcatttcgtaggtcattaatgacccgattagttcttcaagagggaaatttcgcagatcttttgcctcttgaatagcagtgactttaggatcccaactcttaggaagggatcttagtatcttgttaacaagctcaaaatccgaaaaactctttccgagtccttttagaccgttgacgacatccgtgaaacgggtaaacatgtcgccaatggtttcactcggtttcatgcggaaaagttcaaaagaatgtaacaacaaattgatttttgactcttttactctacttgtgccctcatgggtcacttcgagtgtgtgccaaatatcaaatgcagtttcacaagttgaaacacggttaaactcgtttttatcaagtgcacaaaataaggcattcatagcctttgcattaagagcgaaagccttcttctccaaatcattcccatcgatcattggaagagaagacttcgaaaatccgttttcgacaagattccacagttcaaaatccatagaaataagaaagatcctcattcgggtcttccagtaggtgtagtccgtcccactgaacatgggtggacgcgtaatagaatgcccctcttggtttccggcgtatgccatttctctttgggttttaatccgttaaagagttaaccttgctctgataccaattgttaggatcgagagcactaagagggggggggtgaattagtgcagcggaaatcttacagcgattaaaaccaaaagctgcgttcgttcaataaaaactattatgatgcaaaagctaattctcagtttgtatctaagtgcagtttgcgtctaagcgcagattgcgtctaagcgcagtttgcgtctaaacacagtttgcgtctaagcgcagattgcgtctaagcgcagtttacgtctaaacgcagatttacgtctaaacgcagttttacgtctaaacgcagatttacgtctaaacacagatttacgtctaaacgcagttttacgtctaaacgcagatttacgtctaaactcagatttacgtctaaacgcagttttacgtctaaacgcagatttacgtctaaacgcagttttacgtctaaacgcaaatttacgtctaaactcagtttacgtctaaaacgtctttacacagtttgagcagttttacgtctaaacgcaattttacgtctagacgcagtttcaaagggatctgaactttagaaactcgttcgtaaaagcgtagaagacagttttgcagaatcaaggcgtaaacgtaaactgcgatgtaaatatcgtacgaaaacgctggtttacgtttgaaagcagattcggacagatcagcacttaaaaacttgttcgtgaaggcgtagaagacagttttgcagaattaaaacgtaaacgtaaactgtaatgtacgaaatcaccgatttacgtctgaatgcatattcggaaagaacagcacttagaatttgttcgtaaaagcgcagagagcagtagttatgaaggagatttccagtaatgataaagtgctcaaaataaacgcaaaccagagatttagagtggttcggtcagtcttgacctactccacttttggcttcctccaccgacgaggtcaccgacgtcaactagaggccttccttcaataggcgaaggccaactgcccttttacagtttctctccttttgacaggctcaggagacaacctttacagacctttctctcctcactttacaactcaaaaacttgaagaacagaaggaggagacttaaaggctttacaacacttttgagctcttagaatcacagaaaagatcaagattttggtgtaggtctgtatcttttcagtactgaatgggtggggtatttataggccccaacccagttcaaatttggagctcaaaacgatcaaatcccggaattccgggatcaggcggttgcacctcttgactggagaggttgcaccgcctggcagagctcgaagaccgagctcaggcggtgccacctctctgtcagggaggttgcaccgcccagtcttgctcgaagactgagctcaggcggtgccacctctctgtcagggaggttgcaccgcccagtcttgctcgaagactgagctcaggcggtgccacctcccggctggggaggttgcaccgcccagtctcgctgggaggcttagcccaggcggtgccacctcctggcctaggcggttgcacctcctggtgcaatcagggtccgaatggttagctccattcggcccaatttcagtctttcaggggcccaattgccccaagattaagctaatgggatcacctcccattttccaacttaatcaacgtgctaactacgattagatctaagacaatttctgcagctttgcttcggtgcgtcaatcgctccttccggcgagtttccggcgaacttccgtcgatcatccgatgaaccctcggtgatgctcttgcggacttccggcaaactcctggactttgcgacgatccacttggcaagttccgacgagcttcgcttggcaagcttctggacttctcggatctgttctcgcagaacctccgacgaccgtccaaacttccgtcgaactctcgaacttccaacgtgatcatgaacttgactctagcgcaactcctgctgcttgtctaactttcatcgtagttaatcctgcacacttatctcaacacatagattagacaacaaatgacaattgacttcatcatcaaaatccgagattcaacaggttggtcttcgcccattaaaggaagactgatagtggatgccggtggcctcaacgaaagaggaatcgggagtggacgtaggtcacgacgatcgaaccattataaaattggtgcgcactttcttgttgctcttcattaATGTTGTTTTCTGCCTTTATTGcttatcactattattctaagtcAAGTACACATTCAATATcttttctgatatatttttatcaagcCAAAAGTTTCGAATCGACTTAATTTTTACGATAGCAATAATTCAAACCAccccaccccctcctcttagtgtcattcacgaTCCTAACACTAACTGGGCCTAGCTAGTGGGCTGTGGCTTGACATATAGGTTGGGCCTGCCCTACGAGCTATTTCAACCCAATTCCTATCCAATTTCATACCGAATTATGATAACATATATTCACTAACAATTAtatataaagaaacaaaaatgtaACAATACATTAAAAGATAATATAAGGAGATATGctttaatacaagaaaataaccttctaaattcaataAAAATTAGAAATGATACTTTCTGCATAATTTCAATATAatctagtcaaataaattttaaaccattcagaataataaattttaaattttagattaaaaaaatcaaaaaatttagataacatattttaatttaacaagaaaattttaatcaaGATAAGATTAAAAGATAAGTTGTAATACTATGAAATatgatatatttaatatataaaacatataaatttttaatatatttaaattcaaAAGTAGAAACCTTAAGtaggggtcaaagaatattataaaaacttcaaCTAATAGATTTTAAtgcaataataaatattttgatatttaaagaattgataaatatttttgaactataaaaattttaacatttaaataatcaaaataaaaaattttatttttcaagaaaGGTACGGAAACTTATCTCTCCTCAGTAGGATATAACTCCTCATTCCTCTTACTACTGGACTCGACTAGGTGATAAATGaatgagagaaatccctcccgatCAATaagaggaggtgagcctccattaaaagattttttttcttaattttttatttttatttaatatattaacaaatatgGTATCATCTTATCTGAAAtgtttaatagttatttcctaatttgCAATAGCAAACAAagaaataagattaatatttcataaattataattataattgcaAGTACAGAAATAAAAGTTGATTtctaaattaaatatttgatttgattacacctTTACTTATCCGAGATGTGATGTATATGTTATTCCGAAATGATCTATTAACATGCTAATAAGTTGTTTTATAGTAGtttcatttatcactttattatGAAAGATTAGATTAGTTCATTCTGCCATAAGTACGATACCTCTTATATTTAATATGTTAAGTAGGATTCAATAATGAACTTGAGTTAATGATTCAAAAACTTAGTTTCCTCAATCTCAATCTTGATGCATgcaaaaattcaaaaattatgaTACTAGTGAAATTGGGGAGACCATCGTATAACCTAGATAGCATATGAGTAGGCTCGATAAAATCCTAGTATAACTTCTTCTATTTACAATAGACTTTTTTAATAATACTTGTAATAAATACCTTGAGAACCAATAACACTATTTTAGGAAATTCAATCATTTCTAGTTCCTCTTGTATTTATATTCTTGATCAACAATTTATCATTCATAAATGTTTGACGATTTATCATTCATAAATGTTTGACGCTATTTTAGAGAATATACAATTACAATTCTATTTATTTCTGATCTTTGAGATGATACAATAGGCATTGTTTCCTTAATTACAAGTATATCAATGATCATTAGCACTTATGATTGTAATACACATCAATTATTCCACTAtttcaaaatcatatatatatatatatatatatatatatcataataaaaaaatagtaaTATAGGATTTATGGAATAGTGTTGGTGTGGCAAATACGACTTAGACTATGTTTGGAacgtatttatattttaattatgtatTAACGTAAGTGTTGTTTGAGAAAATTATATGTTAAAAgcttaaatatttttatgataaatctatccttctaattttttaaaatttatttaaaaataaatatatatttttaattaaaataaataaataaatgtatctaatcttataaaaaattttgtatggcccaaacaaataaaaaacaatcatataaataaatataatataatatttaaaaataaataaataaataatatttatcttataaaaattataaatcatattgatttctcactACATTATTCTTTAATTTTATGGTTATAAAGTCACaagataatttttaaattaaaaaattatattagcatcaTGTAAAATGCTAATGCTAACCCAAGGTAACATCATCATTTAGTATTTAAGCATTTTCAATATAACATTCAGGTCagatataatttaaatatttattaaatattaattcagATTTGAAATATGTATTGGGCTCTTAATGTATATTTCAAATATATTCTCAAACCACACCCTTATATGGATCGATGAACGAagaacattttgatatttttgacaTTTGTTAACTCGAGTTTTCTTAGTTAGAAGATGTTAGTTAATTTAACTATTAGTTAATTTCACCAGTAAAGATTTTAACGATTTATTGCAAGGTTCTAAAGTCAAATCTCACATTCATCACTTATCCTTTGTataaatttttcttgattaatAACCAATAACAATGTGAAGATATGATGGGAAGAGAGTTTTTTCATCATATCATATCAAATGATATTAAAATTCACGTATGGGGGGCTAAATGTTTCTCACCAGTCTAGATTAAGAAAGATATTCTTAATTTGGAGTGTAAGTATTttagaataataatttaatacCATAAAGTTAATTGAGTCGATTGGATTGGATATTGTTATCTTATTcgttattaatttatattatatatatattttttgaattttcaaagagaaaagaaagaaacaccaTTGCATCGCAgagtgaataaaaaataatatttttattaatttattttaattcaatataaatgatgttttattttattatttattttatattataaaataaaaaaatgatttttattaattattctgAATAACAAATAGAAACTTGCATGCATGTGAGTCCATGAAAACAGTGCTGCCATTTCACTGCTGCAAGCTAGCATGcctgacacagagagagagagagagagagagataaagagagagagagagtgggtggCAGCATCATTCCTCTATTATTTGGTAGGGCGGGCAATCTTCAGCACCGATGAAAGCTAAAGGTCAccctcgcttttctctcccatactctctctctccccctcactTTTGTCCTTGTGGAGGTTGACAGGGACCCCAGCACTGTCTCCATGGCAGCGGAGCAGCTGTTCCTGGATTCAACGTTCATGCATGGCAGTTCCTAGATCATGCTCACAATCACACCGAAACTGCTAACATTACATCTGAAGCTGAAGAAAGTAcagtatgagagagagagagagatcagtgtGATTGCTTTGCTTGTTCGAGCATCAGGACGACCTCCCTCATGTTGGGCCTTTCCACACTGTGCTCCTGCACGCAGAGCATGGCGACGAAGAACACCTGCATGGCTTCCTCCATCGGCACATCGATCAGCCTCGGGTCCAAGATCTCCACCACCCCCTCCTTGTTCCAGCTCGTGTTCATCCTCGCCCACTGCACTATATCCAGTCCTTCCTCCCCGAAGTCGCCCACCGGCTTTTTGCCGGTGATGAGCTCCAGGAGAACCACTCCGTAGCTATACACATCGCTCTTCTCGTCCACCTTGAGAGTGTACGCATACTCTGTTCCACAAGAACCAAAGCAAATGGTTAAGCGTGCTGTTCCCTTGTCTTGGGTCTTGATCTTATCGAGCACATCAAGAGTTGCATCGATGGAGTTCAGATCTTGCAATTTGGGTCAAAAAGGTGTTGTGGTGGCGTACTGAAAGAAAACAAAGCATGGGATTCCATGGCGGCAGAAGGGTGAAAGGGATAAAGCAGCAGCTGCCTCATTCAGTGTGTCTTCTCCATCATCAAAAGAATAACCAAAGCCATTCGGATTCCATCACAGTCTGAGACTAAATTGAAGCTGTGAAGATTGCAGGAACAGTAGGGCATACCTGGAGCAATGTAGCCATAAGAACCAGCAATGGCTGACATGCTCTCGGAGGCTCCTGTGTCCTGCAGGTACTTGGCCAGGCCGAAGTCTGCAACGTGAGCTTCGAAGTCCAGATCGAGCAAGATGTTGTTGGACTTGACGTCCCTGTGGAGGATGGGAGGAGAGCAGTCATGGTGGAGGTAGCTCAGCCCCTTGGCTGCCCCCGTTGCAATCCGGTGCCTCATCTCCCAGCTCAGATACCCTCCTCTCTTCCCGTGCAGCACCTCCCCCAAGCTCCCGTTGtgcatgtactcgtacaccagcaGGTTCGTCTCCTTGTCGGAGCAGAAGGCGAGCAGGCGCACGATGTTGCGGTGCCTGATCTTGCCCAGCGTTTGGATCTCTGCCGACAACCCGTTGTCGTGGGTAGAACCTTTATTGATCCCCAGCAGTCTCTTCACTGCGATCCCATCCCCGCTCGGCGTCGTTCCTCTGTACACGACTCCGGCCCCTCCTCTTCCGATGATGCAGTTCTCCTTGAGGCACTCGACGACGTCGTCGCAAGCGAATTCGAGATTCTGGAACGCCGTCAACTTCCATGAGTCGGAGAAGCCTCTCTTCATCATGGATTGCGTCTTGATGACCACTGTGATGGAAAATACCAGAGAACATGTTAAGAGTCCCAGAGCAAACAGGAGCCTGAATCTTCCAGGGAGCTGGGACTTGACACCGTGATGCTCGCCTCGTTCGATCCGTGGAGAGGATGACGAGCTGCATGGATTTGAAGCTGATCCACATAGCTGAGGGTTGGCGAGGAAAGATGAAGCGTTGAGATAAGCGAACTGCCCGGTCTCCGGTATCTTACCGGAGAAATCGTTGTGCGAGAAGTCTGCGGAAGTGAGACTCTTCATGCTTGCCATCTCCTGCGGAATCCTCTGGCTCAAGCGATTCCATGACAGATTGAGGTAGCTCAGGATGCGAACCTGAGATATCCGAGCTGGAATCGGTCCGGCGAGCTGGTTGTGGCTCAAATCCAAGTAGGTCAGTGAGGAGCAGTCACCGATCTCGGGGGGGATTCTGCCGGAGAAGTTGTTCCTGCTCATGTCTACCTTCAGCACCTGCTTCAGAAGGCCGAGCTGGGATGGTATCTCCCCGGCGAACTCGTTGCCGCCGAGGAGAAGAATCTGCAGCGACGAGAAGTTCCCGATGGAGGAGGGAAGAGGCCCGGTGAGCCTGTTGTTGGAGAGGTTCAATAGGCCTAGCTTTGCAGGCTTCTGCGCTGGCTCTTCCGCTACCACTCCGGTGAGGTAATTGTTCTGCAGCTCCAGCAGAGACAGCTCCGGCAGATAGAGGAAGCCCCGAGGAATCGATCCGGTCAAGTAGTTCTGCCCCATGCGGACCCTGGAGAGCGTCATGCAGTCACCGAGGTCGTCCGGCAATGGGCCGAAGAGGAAGTTGTTGAGCAGAATCAGTATCTCCAGCTTCTTGCCGAAGCAGAGAGATGGCGGGATCAGCCCGGTGAGCTTGTTGGTAGAGAGATCGAGCTCGCGAAGCCTCCCGTTTCGACCCAGCGCGGCTGGGATCGATCCGGTGAAGTTGTTCTGCCACAGCTTCAGGACCTCCAGACTGGGCAGCTCCGCCACGAACCCTGGAATCTCGCTGTGAAGCCGGTTCATGAACACGTGCAGTAAGGTGAGTTGATGGAGCTTGGAGAACTCCTTGGGGATCTCGCCGGTGAGTGCGTTGTTGGAGATGTCGAGGTATCTCAAGCTGCTGAGGTTGCCAAGCTGGAAAGGGATTGCACCGGTGAGCTGATTCGTCTGCAGGAAGAGAGTGTCCAGGTTCTTCAGATTCCCCAGCTCCGGCGGGATCTCCCCCTCCAAGCCACAGCTGGAGAGGTCGAGATGGAGCAGACCGATCAAGTTGCCGATCTCGGCCGGGACGCCGCCGTCGAACTCGTTGTAGTAACCCAAGTAGAGCTGCTTCAGAGTGGTGACATTGCCCAGCTCAGGAGGTATGAAGCCGCCGAGATCGTTCCCCGCGAGCGAGAGGTAGGTGATGGCACTGAAGCCTCCATAAGCGAACGGGATCGCACCGGAGAAGTAATTCCCGCCGAGGTCCAGATGCCGGAGCTTGGTCAGCCTCGGGAGGCCAACAGGAAGCGGCCCGGAGAAGTCATTGTCGTAGGCATCCAAGACTTCCAGCTCCGCCGTGTCGGAGAAGCTCCAGTTCAAGGTGCCGTTGAACTGGTTGTTGGAGATGTTGAGGTACCTGAGGCGGGGGAGCTCACTGATAGCGTGCGGAAACGGACCGGAGAGGCTGTTTCCGGCGACGGAGAGGGAAGCGAGGCCCTTCAGCTCGGCGATCGCAGGGGAGAGGGAGCCGGAGAAGTTAGAGTTGGCCACGTCGAGCGCGAGGACTAGGTGATTGGAGTCGTCACACCGCACACCATCCCAAGCGCAGAGAGCTGCATGGGCTGATGAGTTCCAGCTGGGGAGTAAAGACTGGGAGTGGTGGAAAGAGCGCTTGATGGAGAGCAAGATGGAAGCTTGCTTTCTCAGGGAGAGGCTGAGGAGGCCGGTGGAGGAAGCAGAGGCGAGGTGGAGCAGGAGAGAGGAGAGGAAGAGCAAGGCTGGTGGGGCGGAAGAAGCCATGGAGGGAGGCTTATGAGGCAGAGGAGGAGGTGGATATAATAAGATGGGGGGAGGGCGGAGGAGGACGAGAGAGAATCCAAGGATGATGGTGAGTAGCATTGAAGCGGAGATGGGTTTGGGttcttctcctttctttctctGGTTTCGGGGATCAAAAAAGGGTTTAAAGCTGAAGGGTGGCTTTTTGGTCACACAGGTGTCTCATGCCAtgcattcctcctcctcctcctcctccattaaTGTGGTTGAGCTTCTCATATCACTGTCATTACATGAAACATGTAGCTAAAAAATCCTACGTAATGACATGAGATCGTTCCGTTTACATGAGCAAATAGTTATTATCCAGGGAAGCATGGATGGAGGAAGTATTGGGAAAACAACATGACACCCATATCCATCCATGGGTTTAAGGAAGAGAAAGTGAGAGAGGATATGTCTGAAACGATCAGCTAAGGCTGAAAAGAGGAGGAGGCGGTGGTTTCCTTAGAAGACCAAAGTGTGGTAACATCAAGGAATGCAGTGTCGTAACTGAGGGGGACAAAAGTCCAGTTTGCGATGGTCATGGATcaaagaggtggtggtggtggtggcagcaCCAGATTCAAATTGCTGTGGTGTGCCAGTAGCAGACAACGTAGAACATGCCCTTCTGAAACAACACAGAGGTGACGCCGACCGGCAAtttgatccttttttttcttgGCTTCTAACATAACACGGTCTGCAGTAGAAAAGTGAGGCAAAAATTACAATCTTTTGATTCACCTTCTTCGACCTAAGCAACCTTTCCTTTCAAATATAAGAAGACCAACAGATAGATGCATGTGGCCAAAGGTCtgttgatgaatgcaaattaggTTCGAATCAATAATATAATCATCAAATCAATAATATATCACAAGTATCAAATAATTATAATTGATAACATCTTTCATAATAACCTCAACAATAACCAAAATCTCTCCATTGAAGAGATGTCATaaatctgtt contains the following coding sequences:
- the LOC103988826 gene encoding leucine-rich repeat receptor-like serine/threonine-protein kinase BAM3; this encodes MLLTIILGFSLVLLRPPPILLYPPPPLPHKPPSMASSAPPALLFLSSLLLHLASASSTGLLSLSLRKQASILLSIKRSFHHSQSLLPSWNSSAHAALCAWDGVRCDDSNHLVLALDVANSNFSGSLSPAIAELKGLASLSVAGNSLSGPFPHAISELPRLRYLNISNNQFNGTLNWSFSDTAELEVLDAYDNDFSGPLPVGLPRLTKLRHLDLGGNYFSGAIPFAYGGFSAITYLSLAGNDLGGFIPPELGNVTTLKQLYLGYYNEFDGGVPAEIGNLIGLLHLDLSSCGLEGEIPPELGNLKNLDTLFLQTNQLTGAIPFQLGNLSSLRYLDISNNALTGEIPKEFSKLHQLTLLHVFMNRLHSEIPGFVAELPSLEVLKLWQNNFTGSIPAALGRNGRLRELDLSTNKLTGLIPPSLCFGKKLEILILLNNFLFGPLPDDLGDCMTLSRVRMGQNYLTGSIPRGFLYLPELSLLELQNNYLTGVVAEEPAQKPAKLGLLNLSNNRLTGPLPSSIGNFSSLQILLLGGNEFAGEIPSQLGLLKQVLKVDMSRNNFSGRIPPEIGDCSSLTYLDLSHNQLAGPIPARISQVRILSYLNLSWNRLSQRIPQEMASMKSLTSADFSHNDFSGKIPETGQFAYLNASSFLANPQLCGSASNPCSSSSSPRIERGEHHGVKSQLPGRFRLLFALGLLTCSLVFSITVVIKTQSMMKRGFSDSWKLTAFQNLEFACDDVVECLKENCIIGRGGAGVVYRGTTPSGDGIAVKRLLGINKGSTHDNGLSAEIQTLGKIRHRNIVRLLAFCSDKETNLLVYEYMHNGSLGEVLHGKRGGYLSWEMRHRIATGAAKGLSYLHHDCSPPILHRDVKSNNILLDLDFEAHVADFGLAKYLQDTGASESMSAIAGSYGYIAPEYAYTLKVDEKSDVYSYGVVLLELITGKKPVGDFGEEGLDIVQWARMNTSWNKEGVVEILDPRLIDVPMEEAMQVFFVAMLCVQEHSVERPNMREVVLMLEQAKQSH